A portion of the Pseudoalteromonas luteoviolacea genome contains these proteins:
- a CDS encoding OmpH family outer membrane protein gives MKKIFKTSAMGILAALLMGNSINAFAHKVGIVDMQTVYQQLPQMAKIEQTLKSEFSERRQELEKLQGDIRFEAEKFKRESATMSEDQKTALRDKIQGMQQTLAEKGRPLEQEIKQRQSQELAKVQKMILDAIESVAKKGKFDEVRLKETTIYFNPDKVSDLSDDIVEAVSKK, from the coding sequence GTGAAAAAGATTTTTAAAACCTCTGCTATGGGTATCTTAGCTGCGCTTTTAATGGGTAATTCTATCAACGCATTCGCACATAAAGTGGGTATTGTTGATATGCAAACTGTTTATCAACAGTTGCCTCAGATGGCAAAAATTGAGCAAACACTGAAAAGTGAATTTTCGGAGCGTCGCCAAGAACTTGAAAAACTACAAGGTGACATTCGTTTTGAAGCTGAAAAGTTCAAGCGTGAAAGCGCGACAATGAGTGAAGATCAAAAAACTGCGCTACGTGACAAAATTCAAGGTATGCAACAAACCCTTGCTGAAAAGGGCCGTCCACTTGAGCAAGAAATTAAACAGCGCCAAAGCCAAGAGCTAGCAAAAGTACAAAAAATGATCTTGGATGCAATTGAAAGTGTTGCTAAAAAAGGAAAGTTTGACGAAGTTAGATTAAAAGAAACGACAATCTACTTCAACCCTGATAAAGTTAGCGATCTGTCGGATGATATTGTTGAAGCAGTTAGCAAAAAGTAA
- the fabZ gene encoding 3-hydroxyacyl-ACP dehydratase FabZ, with the protein MANELNSFDIQEILKLLPHRYPMLLVDKVIDHKPGEYLHAVKNVTANEPIFTGHFPDQPIFPGVMILEALAQATGLLGFKTVENRSENELYLFAAIDNARFKQPVVPGDTMHLHVQFVKERRNIWKFSGEAKVDGNVVCSAEIMCARREF; encoded by the coding sequence TTGGCCAACGAATTAAACAGCTTTGATATTCAAGAAATCTTGAAGTTACTTCCTCACCGTTATCCTATGCTACTAGTGGATAAGGTTATTGATCATAAGCCTGGCGAATATTTACATGCTGTGAAAAATGTCACAGCGAATGAGCCCATTTTTACAGGCCACTTCCCAGATCAGCCAATTTTTCCGGGTGTTATGATATTGGAAGCACTTGCTCAAGCAACGGGTCTACTTGGCTTTAAAACGGTCGAGAATCGCAGTGAGAATGAGCTATACTTGTTTGCAGCCATTGACAATGCAAGGTTTAAGCAGCCAGTTGTTCCTGGCGATACGATGCATTTACACGTACAGTTTGTTAAAGAGCGTCGCAACATTTGGAAGTTTTCAGGTGAAGCGAAAGTAGACGGCAACGTTGTATGTAGTGCAGAAATAATGTGTGCGAGAAGAGAGTTTTAA
- the lpxD gene encoding UDP-3-O-(3-hydroxymyristoyl)glucosamine N-acyltransferase has translation MTKHYTLSQLADHLGAKIEGNPDQPIVQIATLLNANAQEIAFLANKKYRSQLDSTQAGAVILSADDADYFSGNKLICDNPYVAYAKLAQYMDTTPSAASSIHSTAVIDQSVHLGENVKIAANAVIEAGAVIGDNVEIGAGCFIGQHARIGAGTKLWANVTIYHEVEIGEHCLFQSGSVIGSDGFGYANESGEWVKIPQLGTVIIGNRVEVGACTSIDRGALDDTIIHDNVILDNQIQIAHNVEIGYGTAIAGCSVLAGSVKIGKYCQIGGMVAVNGHNEVCDGVVITGMSMVTKGISKPGIYSSGMPHTTNKEWRKNIAHLRNLSDFKARIKALETLTEQLNQTDK, from the coding sequence ATGACTAAACACTATACGTTGTCGCAACTGGCTGATCATTTGGGTGCTAAAATTGAAGGCAACCCTGATCAGCCAATTGTACAAATTGCCACTTTATTGAATGCGAATGCTCAAGAGATCGCATTTTTGGCAAATAAAAAATACCGCAGCCAGCTTGATTCAACCCAAGCTGGCGCTGTTATATTATCAGCGGATGATGCGGATTATTTTTCGGGTAACAAATTAATTTGTGATAACCCTTATGTGGCGTATGCCAAACTTGCACAGTATATGGATACTACCCCCAGTGCTGCCAGTTCCATTCACAGTACAGCCGTTATTGACCAAAGTGTTCACTTAGGTGAAAACGTAAAGATTGCAGCCAATGCTGTCATTGAAGCAGGTGCTGTTATTGGTGACAACGTTGAAATTGGAGCAGGCTGTTTTATAGGCCAGCATGCTCGCATTGGTGCAGGTACGAAACTTTGGGCAAATGTCACTATTTACCACGAAGTTGAGATTGGTGAGCATTGTTTATTCCAATCGGGCAGTGTGATCGGCAGTGACGGATTTGGTTATGCAAATGAATCTGGAGAATGGGTCAAGATTCCACAACTTGGTACTGTCATTATTGGCAACCGAGTGGAAGTTGGGGCATGTACGTCTATCGACCGAGGTGCATTAGACGACACCATAATTCATGATAACGTTATTCTGGATAACCAAATTCAAATTGCACATAATGTTGAAATTGGTTACGGCACAGCCATTGCCGGGTGTTCGGTGCTAGCTGGTAGCGTTAAAATTGGTAAATATTGTCAAATTGGCGGTATGGTCGCTGTGAATGGTCACAATGAGGTGTGTGATGGTGTTGTTATCACAGGCATGAGCATGGTAACAAAGGGCATCTCTAAGCCCGGTATATACTCTTCAGGCATGCCTCACACTACCAACAAAGAATGGCGTAAAAATATCGCTCATTTACGCAATCTTTCCGACTTTAAAGCACGCATAAAAGCATTAGAGACTCTCACCGAGCAGTTAAACCAGACGGATAAATAA